The Brassica napus cultivar Da-Ae chromosome C7, Da-Ae, whole genome shotgun sequence genome has a segment encoding these proteins:
- the LOC106397626 gene encoding putative pectinesterase 63, which produces MGYNCVSLILTILLVVITWPVVYGNDATPIPQNKNRIEQWFNTNVPSLASRKDKLDPALLTAEATPRVIKVRQNGRGDFNTLTEAINSVPVGNNERVIIKLGHGEYKEKVTIDRNKPFITLYGDPNAMPVLTFDGTAAEYGTVDSATLIVLSDYFMAINIIVKNSAPMPDGKRKGAQALSMRISGNKAAFYNCKFYGYQDTICDDTGNHFFKDCYIEGTFDFIFGSGRSLYLSTQLNVVGDGLRVITAHAGKSTEEKSGYSFVHCKVTGTGTGIYLGRAWMSHPKVVYAYTDMSSVVNPSGWHENTQTERDKTVFYGEYKCSGPGSRKKKRVKYTQDIDNIEANSFISLGYIQGSSWLLPPPL; this is translated from the exons ATGGGATACAATTGTGTGTCCTTAATACTAACAATCTTGCTTGTCGTGATTACATGGCCCGTGGTTTATGGTAATGATGCTACACCAATTCCTCAGAACAAAAACCGAATCGAGCAGTGGTTCAACACCAACGTCCCTTCGTTGGCTAGTAGAAAAGACAAGTTAGATCCAGCTCTGTTGACTGCTGAGGCTACCCCGCGTGTTATTAAG GTGAGACAAAATGGAAGAGGCGATTTCAATACATTAACCGAGGCGATAAATAGTGTACCCGTAGGGAACAATGAACGCGTGATCATCAAGTTAGGTCACGGTGAATACAAAGAGAAGGTTACGATCGATAGAAACAAGCCTTTCATCACATTGTACGGTGATCCAAATGCAATGCCCGTGTTGACATTCGACGGCACGGCAGCCGAATACGGAACAGTCGATAGCGCAACTCTCATTGTCTTGTCCGACTACTTCATGGCCATAAACATCATTGTCAAG AATTCTGCTCCAATGCCGGATGGGAAAAGGAAAGGAGCACAAGCTTTATCTATGAGAATCTCTGGCAACAAAGCAGCTTTCTATAACTGTAAATTCTATGGTTATCAAGACACGATTTGTGATGACACTGGAAACCATTTCTTCAAAGACTGTTACATCGAAGGGACatttgatttcatctttggGAGCGGACGCTCTTTATACCTC AGTACACAGCTAAACGTTGTGGGAGATGGACTCAGAGTGATCACAGCTCATGCGGGGAAAAGCACGGAAGAGAAAAGCGGGTATTCATTCGTGCACTGCAAGGTTACAGGGACTGGCACTGGGATTTACTTGGGTCGAGCATGGATGAGCCACCCCAAGGTCGTTTACGCATACACTGACATGTCAAGTGTCGTAAACCCGTCTGGATGGCATGAAAACACCCAAACCGAGCGTGACAA GACGGTGTTCTATGGAGAGTATAAGTGCTCTGGACCAGGATCgcgaaagaaaaagagagttaaGTATACACAAGACATTGACAACATAGAAGCTAACTCTTTCATCTCGCTTGGCTACATCCAAGGATCCAGCTGGCTCCTCCCTCCTCCTTTGTAA
- the LOC106397625 gene encoding ABC transporter A family member 12, producing the protein MADPSPASFWTQANALLRKNLTYQRKHIWTNVRLILVPLFLCLILLAIQHVLDALMKGVSDMTGDCKSNADLSGGMCPIPNPPMLPPMLQIPQHELRSVKTEFLPYKDLPDKSCRGTMGGSCPVTILMTGDKQPLGKPISANIFATSFAVNSSDLLPTLANNILGSPIAADKDNYADPGLAPGLPIYSIQPLCSANSTWPLSLEKIQTEVKCVQGLCLWRNNSADVNNELFKGSYRGNPAGITNEIAAAYDLMSTDKKNFNVTIWYNSTYKDEFSTGPVKLVRVPRSINLISNAYLKFLKGPGLRILFEFVKEVPKHATRLNTDIASLLGPLFFTWVVLLLFPVILTSLVYEKQERLRIIMKMHGLGDGPYWLISYAYFLTISVLYVASLVIFGSVIGLKYFRLNSYSIQFVFYFIYLNLQIALSFLVSSIFSKVKTVTVVAYILVYGTGLLGSFLFQKMLETQSFPEEWIVALELYPGFSLYRGLYEFSQYASRGNGMKWQDLSDSGMGEVLCIMSIEWFLALIIAFYIDQVFSSGKHPFFFLNPFKKSSSIPSKPTVQSVDSKKVSIDLGKIDVSQEREMVQQLRNEGSAGHAILCDNLKKVYPGRDGNPPKMAVRGLYLDVPSGECFGMLGPNGAGKTSFISMMTGLLKPSSGTALVQGLDICKDMNKVYTSMGVCPQHDLLWEILTGREHLLFYGRLKNIKGSALTQAVEESLKSVSLFDGGVGDKPAGNYSGGMKRRLSVAISLIGNPKVVYLDEPSTGLDPASRKNLWDVIQRAKQNTAIILTTHSMEEAEFLCDRLGIFVDGALQCIGNSKELKSRYGGSYVFTMTTSSEHEEDVERLVSTVSHNAKKVYHLAGTQKFELPKNEVRIAEVFRAVEKAKSNFTVFAWGLADTTLEDVFIKVAKSAQAFISLS; encoded by the exons ATGGCTGATCCTAGTCCGGCAAGTTTTTGGACGCAGGCAAATGCGTTACTCAGGAAGAACTTAACCTACCAG AGGAAACATATATGGACGAATGTAAGGCTCATCCTAGTTCCACTCTTCCTCTGCTTAATTCTCCTAGCGATTCAACATGTTCTCGATGCGCTGATGAAGGGTGTCTCTGATATGACTGGTGATTGTAAGAGTAACGCTGATTTATCTGGCGGTATGTGTCCCATCCCAAACCCTCCCATGTTGCCTCCCATGTTGCAGATTCCACAGCATGAACTCCGTTCTGTTAAAACCGAATTTCTTCCCTACAAAGACCTCCCTGACAAGTCCTGTAGAGGAACAATGGGAGGATCTTGTCCTGTAACTATACTTATGACTGGTGACAAACAGCCCCTTGGTAAAC CTATATCCGCGAATATATTTGCTACTTCTTTCGCGGTTAATTCCTCCGACCTCTTGCCTACTTTAGCCAATAATATCTTG ggtTCACCAATAGCAGCAGATAAAGACAATTACGCAGATCCAGGTCTTGCCCCAGGTCTCCCTATCTACAGTATCCAACCTCTGTGCAGTGCAAACTCTACATGGCCACTCTCTCTCGAAAAAATTCAGACAG AGGTGAAGTGTGTTCAAGGGTTGTGTCTCTGGAGAAATAACTCTGCAGATGTCAATAATGAGCTTTTCAAGGGTAGTTATAGGGGAAACCCTGCTGGGATTACAAATGAGATCGCTGCAG CATACGATCTCATGAGTACGGATAAGAAAAACTTCAATGTGACCATCTGGTATAACTCAACCTACAAGGACGAGTTTTCAACTGGGCCTGTGAAGCTGGTCCGAGTTCCCCGATCTATCAATCTG ATATCAAATGCTTATCTAAAGTTTCTGAAAGGCCCTGGGCTAAGGATATTATTTGAGTTTGTCAAAGAAGTTCCTAAACACGCAACTAGACTGAATACTGACATAGCGTCCTTGCTTGGCCCACTTTTCTTCACTTGGGTAGTTCTTCTTTTGTTCCCC GTGATTTTGACATCATTGGTGTATGAGAAACAAGAACGTCTAAGGATTATAATGAAAATGCACGGCCTAGGCGATGGTCCATATTGGTTGATTTCATATGCCTATTTTCTAACCATATCCGTGTTGTACGTTGCTTCTTTGGTGATCTTCGGGTCAGTGATAGGACTCAAGTACTTTCGGCTAAATTCCTATAGCATTCAGTTCGTtttctattttatctacttgAATCTGCAAATCGCTCTTTCCTTTCTTGTTTCTTCAATATTCTCGAAGGTTAAGACTGTTACAG TCGTTGCTTACATATTGGTGTACGGTACTGGGCTCTTGGGAAGCTTTCTCTTCCAGAAGATGCTTGAAACTCAGTCTTTTCCGG AGGAATGGATTGTTGCCTTGGAATTGTATCCTGGTTTTTCTCTGTACCGCGGGTTGTATGAGTTTTCACAATATGCCTCCAGGGGAAATGGGATGAAGTGGCAAGATCTCAGTGATAGTGGAATGGGTGAAGTTTTATGCATCATGTCAATAGAGTGGTTTCTGGCTCTCATCATAGCTTTCTATATTGATCAAGTTTTCTCATCTGGGAAGCAccctttctttttcttgaaccCTTTCAAGAAATCTTCATCTATACCAAGTAAGCCTACCGTGCAGAGTGTGGATTCTAAAAAAGTCTCCATAGATTTGGGAAAAATAGATGTCTCTCAGGAG AGGGAAATGGTTCAACAATTGAGAAATGAAGGTAGCGCAGGGCACGCCATCTTGTGTGACAACTTGAAAAAAGTGTATCCAGGTAGAGATGGAAACCCTCCAAAAATGGCAGTAAGAGGGTTATATCTCGACGTTCCTTCAGGAGAATGCTTCGGCATGCTTGGACCTAATGGCGCTGGAAAAACATCCTTCATCAGCATG ATGACAGGGCTACTCAAACCTTCATCTGGAACTGCATTGGTTCAGGGTTTGGATATATGCAAGGATATGAACAAAGTATACACTAGCATGGGCGTTTGCCCACAACACGA CTTACTTTGGGAGATACTAACAGGGAGAGAACATCTTCTCTTTTACGGGCGACTCAAGAACATTAAGGGCTCTGCTCTAAcgcaa GCCGTGGAAGAATCTCTAAAGAGTGTCAGCCTTTTCGATGGAGGAGTTGGCGACAAGCCTGCTGGAAATTACAGTGGAGGTATGAAAAGGCGGCTTAGTGTGGCTATATCACTTATTGGGAACCCCAAG GTAGTTTATTTGGATGAGCCAAGCACAGGACTTGATCCAGCCTCGAGGAAGAACTTATGGGATGTGATTCAGCGTGCAAAACAAAACACAGCAATTATCCTcacaa CTCACTCGATGGAAGAAGCAGAGTTTCTATGCGATAGATTGGGGATATTTGTAGACGGAGCCTTGCAATGCATAGGAAACTCCAAGGAACTAAAGAGCAGATACGGTGGATCATATGTGTTCACGATGACAACATCTTCAGAACATGAGGAAGATGTCGAGAGATTGGTTTCAACTGTATCTCACAACGCCAAGAAAGTATATCATCTCGCTGGTACACAGAAGTTCGAGCTCCCAAAGAACGAAGTTAGGATTGCTGAGGTGTTTAGGGCTGTAGAAAAGGCTAAATCCAACTTCACAGTCTTTGCTTGGGGACTTGCCGACACAACTCTCGAAGATGTCTTCATCAAAGTCGCTAAATCTGCTCAAGCCTTCATTTCCTTGTCTTGA
- the LOC106409831 gene encoding ABC transporter A family member 11: MILQQGLPLLYQQFTALFKKNLLLSWRNKRSTCLQLFSSFFFILVIFCIEEAMKASEASSSAYKNVTDPTLLFSPPILPCEDKFFVKLPCYDFVWSGNNSRRVTEIVSAIMANNPGRPIPTNKVQSFKGPEEVDAWFMSHPLQVPGALHFVERNATVISYGVQTNSSSEEKRGRIEDPTFKFLVPLQIAAEREIARSLIGDPKFGWGFGFKEFARPAIIGKTISALKVMGPIFFLAFSMFGFVLQLGSLVTEKELKLRQAMTMMGVFDTAYWLSWLIWEGLLTFVSSLFLVLFGMMFQFDFFLKNSFFVVFLLFLLFQFNMISLAFVLSSFISKSSSATTVGFLVFLISFILQIVSATGFPYSSAYSASRRAIWSLFPPNTFSAGLKLLLDATSTPESSGISWSERAVCEGGMSTCVISVDIIYQWQVGSFLFWFVLAMYFDNIIPNASGVRKPIFYFLTPGYWTGKGGNKMEEGSIFSCIGSVPPVEHVASEDQDVLEEETLVKQQAMDGIVDPNIAVQIHGLAKTYPGTTKLGCCKCTKTSPFHAVKGLWMNIAKDQLFCMLGPNGAGKTTSISCLTGINPITGGDALIYGDSVRSSVGMSNIRKMIGVCPQFDILWDALSSEEHLHLFASIKGLPPPSINSTAEKLLADVKLTGASKVRAGSYSGGMKRRLSVAVALIGDPKLVFLDEPTTGMDPITRRHVWDIIQESKKGRAIILTTHSMEEADILSDRIGIMAKGRLRCIGTSIRLKSRFGTGFVATVSFTESKKDNSNASGDSHEPVKRFFNEHLKVEPADENKAFMTFVIPHDKEKLLTGFFEELENRESEFGISDIQLGLATLEEVFLNIARRAELENATTEGIMVTLDLVSGISLEIPVGARFVGIPDTESAENPSGVMVEVYWQQDGSGSMCITGHSSEMRIPQNVLVTRPPSPNALGHKGLRQAVRGIVIDL; encoded by the exons aTGATTTTGCAACAAGGCTTACCGCTTCTTTATCAGCAGTTCACGGCGTTATTCAAGAAGAACCTGCTACTCTCATGGAGGAACAAGAGATCTACGTGTCTTCAGCTCTTCTCATCATTCTTCTTCATCCTTGTCATATTCTGTATCGAGGAAGCTATGAAGGCGAGCGAGGCATCCTCAAGTGCCTACAAGAACGTCACCGATCCCACGCTTTTGTTTTCGCCGCCTATTCTTCCTTGCGAGGATAAGTTCTTCGTGAAGCTTCCTTGCTACGACTTCGTATGGAGCGGTAACAATAGCCGTCGTGTGACTGAAATCGTCTCTGCAATCATGGCTAACAATCCGGGGAGACCAATTCCGACCAACAAG gttCAATCATTCAAAGGGCCTGAGGAGGTAGATGCATGGTTTATGTCACATCCTTTGCAAGTCCCAGGAGCTTTGCATTTTGTGGAAAGGAATGCTACAGTAATCAGCTATGGAGTTCAAACAAATTCCTCATCGGAGGAAAAACGTGGTCGTATTGAAGATCCAACGTTTAAGTTCCTTGTTCCTCTTCAAATAGCTGCAGAGCGTGAGATCGCGAGGTCTTTAATTGGAG ATCCAAAGTTTGGTTGGGGTTTTGGATTTAAAGAATTTGCACGCCCAGCTATTATAGGTAAAACTATCTCTGCACTCAAAGTTATGGGACCAATCTTCTTTCTTGCCTTCTCCATGTTTGGTTTCGTTCTCCAGCTCGGTTCTCTTGTTACCGAGAAAGAGCTAAAACTTCGTCAGGCAATGACAATGATGGGAGTTTTTGATACAGCTTATTGGTTATCATGGCTCATATGGGAAGGACTCCTTACGTTTGTATCATCACTCTTCTTAGTCCTCTTTGGAATGATGTTCCAGTTCGATTTTTTCTTGAAGAACAGTTTCTTTGTTGTCTTCCtacttttcttgctttttcAGTTTAATATG ATTAGCCTAGCGTTTGTGCTATCATCTTTCATTAGCAAATCATCTTCAGCTACAACTGTTGGTTTCCTTGTGTTTCTCATTAGCTTTATCTTACAG ATTGTATCAGCTACTGGATTCCCTTACTCCAGCGCTTATTCTGCTTCTCGCCGAGCGATTTGGTCACTCTTCCCACCCAACACTTTTTCTGCGGGCCTTAAGCTTCTTCTTGATGCAACTTCAACTCCAGAAAGTTCTGGAATTAGCTGGAGTGAAAGAGCTGTATGCGAAGGGGGCATGTCAACTTGTGTAATTTCAGTT GATATTATCTACCAATGGCAAGTCGGATCGTTCCTTTTCTGGTTTGTTCTCGCCATGTACTTTGACAATATTATTCCCAACGCGTCAGGTGTAAGAAAACCCATCTTCTATTTTTTAACACCTGGTTACTGGACTGGCAAAGGAGGCAATAAAATGGAAG AAGGTAGCATTTTTAGCTGTATCGGTTCAGTTCCACCCGTAGAGCATGTAGCGTCAGAGGACCAGGATGTGCTTGAAGAGGAGACACTAGTTAAGCAACAAGCAATGGATGGAATAGTTGATCCTAACATTGCAGTTCAGATTCATGGTCTTGCTAAGACGTATCCTGGAACTACAAAGCTTGGTTGTTGTAAATGCACCAAAACATCTCCTTTTCATGCTGTAAAG GGTTTGTGGATGAATATAGCCAAAGACCAGTTGTTTTGTATGCTTGGACCCAATGGTGCAGGGAAGACAACTTCTATCAGCTGTTTGACTGGCATAAATCCAATTACTGGTGGGGATG CTCTTATCTATGGAGATTCCGTAAGAAGCTCTGTTGGTATGTCCAACATTCGTAAAATGATAGGAGTATGTCCTCAG ttTGATATCCTTTGGGATGCTTTATCAAGTGAAGAACACCTCCACCTCTTTGCTAGCATCAAAGGCTTGCCACCGCCATCGATCAACTCG acCGCTGAGAAGTTACTGGCAGATGTAAAACTGACAGGAGCGTCCAAAGTTAGAGCAGGAAGTTACAGTGGTGGGATGAAGCGCCGACTCAGTGTTGCAGTTGCACTCATTGGTGATCCCAAGCTGGTCTTcctagatgaaccg ACAACTGGCATGGACCCTATCACGAGGAGACATGTGTGGGACATTATACAAGAGTCAAAGAAAGGTCGTGCCATCATACTGACCACGCATTCCATGGAGGAAGCTGATATTTTAAGTGACCGAATAGGGATCATGGCTAAGGGCAGGCTCCGCTGCATTGGGACTTCAATCAGATTAAAATCCCGCTTCGGAACTGGTTTTGTTGCTACCGTTAGCTTCACTGAAAGCAAAAAGGACAATAGCAATGCTTCTGGAGATTCGCATGAGCCAGTGAAGAGATTCTTTAACGAG CATTTGAAAGTTGAGCCAGCAGATGAAAACAAGGCTTTCATGACTTTTGTTATCCCCCACGACAAAGAGAAACTTCTTACG GGTTTTTTTGAGGAGTTAGAAAacagagaatctgagtttggaATCTCGGACATACAGCTCGGGCTTGCAACTCTTGAAGAAGTGTTTCTGAACATTGCTAGACGGGCTGAACTGGAAAATGCAACTACTGAAGGGATCATGGTCACTCTTGATTTAGTATCTGGCATCTCACTAGAG ATACCTGTGGGAGCCAGATTTGTTGGGATCCCTGATACAGAAAGCGCAGAGAATCCAAGTGGGGTAATGGTTGAAGTCTACTGGCAACAAGACGGGTCGGGATCGATGTGCATCACGGGACATTCATCGGAGATGCGGATCCCACAGAATGTTTTGGTGACACGTCCGCCATCTCCAAATGCATTAGGACATAAAGGGCTACGCCAAGCGGTTCGGGGTATTGTCATCGATTTATGA
- the LOC106398655 gene encoding uncharacterized protein LOC106398655 isoform X2, translating to MAKTSLTIYLSLLVALSTVYETQGTFSLPLYLKNFPKVGHDFESFAYKGMMDFMGDLEGKCPQTTEFKDFFLKLKDYMACYSSTAPGSKDLQVELSIKSETLFRAMSDFSGTKGGTSEDSWTLVDGLLSMGKSLVEMKKSGSKEITFEQRKEIIQSMVKWTRGIGLFVKKVSESKGQSIDLSSFGIDYDNNVSSPSERALYETQGTFSLPHYVKDFPKMSKDFEPFAYKGMSGFLGALESKCPATAEFKDLFVKVADYMACFKSGIKVEMQEKSVKLFRAISVLDGTNGGTSVDSWRMVDGYKRTI from the exons ATGGCAAAAACTTCATTAACTATTTATCTATCGTTACTTGTTGCATTAAGCACTGTTTATGAAACACAAGGGACATTCTCATTACCCCTTTACTTGAAGAACTTTCCCAAAGTAGGCCATGATTTTGAGTCTTTCGCTTACAAAGGTATGATGGATTTCATGGGTGACTTGGAAGGCAAATGTCCTCAGACCACAGAGTTTAAGGATTTTTTTCTAAAGCTGAAGGATTACATGGCATGTTACAGTTCAACAGCACCCGGGTCAAAAGATCTCCAAGTTGAGCTGTCAATAAAATCTGAGACACTCTTCAGGGCTATGTCTGATTTTAGTGGAACTAAAGGCGGAACATCA GAGGATTCATGGACGCTAGTGGATGGCTTATTGTCAATGGGAAAGAGTTTggttgagatgaagaagagcGGTTCTAAGGAAATAACTTttgaacaaagaaaagaaattattcAATCTATGGTGAAATGGACTCGAGGAATCGGTCTATTCGTAAAGAAAGTCTCTGAGAGTAAAGGACAATCTATTGATTTATCATCATTTGGAATTGACTATGACAACAATGTGTCTTCTCCATCTGAGAGAGCTCTTTACGAAACACAAGGAACGTTCTCATTGCCCCACTACGTGAAGGATTTTCCAAAAATGAGCAAAGACTTTGAGCCTTTTGCGTACAAAGGTATGTCGGGTTTCTTGGGGGCTTTGGAGAGTAAGTGTCCTGCCACAGCAGAGTTCAAAGATCTCTTTGTAAAGGTAGCGGACTACATGGCCTGCTTCAAGTCAGGCATCAAGGTCGAAATGCAAGAAAAATCTGTGAAACTCTTTAGGGCTATTTCTGTATTGGATGGTACTAACGGCGGAACATCA GTGGATTCTTGGAGGATGGTTGACG GCTACAAGAGAACGATCTAG
- the LOC106398655 gene encoding uncharacterized protein LOC106398655 isoform X1, producing MAKTSLTIYLSLLVALSTVYETQGTFSLPLYLKNFPKVGHDFESFAYKGMMDFMGDLEGKCPQTTEFKDFFLKLKDYMACYSSTAPGSKDLQVELSIKSETLFRAMSDFSGTKGGTSTRPVYAFGLEDSWTLVDGLLSMGKSLVEMKKSGSKEITFEQRKEIIQSMVKWTRGIGLFVKKVSESKGQSIDLSSFGIDYDNNVSSPSERALYETQGTFSLPHYVKDFPKMSKDFEPFAYKGMSGFLGALESKCPATAEFKDLFVKVADYMACFKSGIKVEMQEKSVKLFRAISVLDGTNGGTSVDSWRMVDGYKRTI from the exons ATGGCAAAAACTTCATTAACTATTTATCTATCGTTACTTGTTGCATTAAGCACTGTTTATGAAACACAAGGGACATTCTCATTACCCCTTTACTTGAAGAACTTTCCCAAAGTAGGCCATGATTTTGAGTCTTTCGCTTACAAAGGTATGATGGATTTCATGGGTGACTTGGAAGGCAAATGTCCTCAGACCACAGAGTTTAAGGATTTTTTTCTAAAGCTGAAGGATTACATGGCATGTTACAGTTCAACAGCACCCGGGTCAAAAGATCTCCAAGTTGAGCTGTCAATAAAATCTGAGACACTCTTCAGGGCTATGTCTGATTTTAGTGGAACTAAAGGCGGAACATCA ACCCGGCCTGTCTATGCCTTCGGGCTG GAGGATTCATGGACGCTAGTGGATGGCTTATTGTCAATGGGAAAGAGTTTggttgagatgaagaagagcGGTTCTAAGGAAATAACTTttgaacaaagaaaagaaattattcAATCTATGGTGAAATGGACTCGAGGAATCGGTCTATTCGTAAAGAAAGTCTCTGAGAGTAAAGGACAATCTATTGATTTATCATCATTTGGAATTGACTATGACAACAATGTGTCTTCTCCATCTGAGAGAGCTCTTTACGAAACACAAGGAACGTTCTCATTGCCCCACTACGTGAAGGATTTTCCAAAAATGAGCAAAGACTTTGAGCCTTTTGCGTACAAAGGTATGTCGGGTTTCTTGGGGGCTTTGGAGAGTAAGTGTCCTGCCACAGCAGAGTTCAAAGATCTCTTTGTAAAGGTAGCGGACTACATGGCCTGCTTCAAGTCAGGCATCAAGGTCGAAATGCAAGAAAAATCTGTGAAACTCTTTAGGGCTATTTCTGTATTGGATGGTACTAACGGCGGAACATCA GTGGATTCTTGGAGGATGGTTGACG GCTACAAGAGAACGATCTAG